One window from the genome of [Clostridium] celerecrescens 18A encodes:
- a CDS encoding DUF4422 domain-containing protein, with the protein MVGEKIIVFGMGNIFQRRLKQFDFAKVIAVTDNHAFDKGEKYFGFQVIRPEEIRTLEYDFIVICTGYMIAKEIYVQLTETLQIPESQIMSEKRYFEEIPWEPRSLLESCRNFGIHSIANSKKYFYSHGILSNTNVMGEEFTDITWEKREKSKAILLGEVRDEASLECILDKFEAKKYSYKNIFKFLIFTVNKFGHERLKVKTREGYFTHYIGGLDLQLVIFQKQEAVSIYVATHKDYNAPNSDIYVTLWLGSKQNNNISYLKEDGDNISYLNQKINECTGLYWMWKHANEEIVGLNHYRRFFKLSNGENLLSEKEVRFCLEEYDIIVVNATSTYPMTISKHLESSMDVKAFNRAKQLVINAIMKWQPDYIESFIEVMDGYAFFPCNMFITKKEVLDRYCEWLFSIIIPAAENFDETPYDDYSKRAIGFFAERLLTVWLYKHDYCIKELPILLNDTTLEKVCQ; encoded by the coding sequence ATGGTAGGCGAAAAAATAATTGTCTTTGGCATGGGGAATATATTCCAAAGACGGTTAAAACAATTTGACTTTGCTAAAGTGATAGCTGTGACGGATAATCATGCTTTTGATAAGGGAGAGAAATATTTTGGTTTTCAGGTTATTCGACCTGAAGAAATTAGAACTTTGGAGTATGATTTTATTGTCATATGTACTGGATATATGATTGCTAAAGAAATATATGTTCAGCTTACCGAAACACTGCAAATACCGGAATCACAAATAATGAGTGAAAAAAGGTATTTTGAAGAAATACCTTGGGAACCAAGATCCCTATTGGAATCTTGTCGGAATTTTGGAATACATTCAATAGCGAATAGTAAGAAATATTTTTACTCTCATGGTATCTTAAGCAATACGAATGTCATGGGGGAAGAATTTACTGACATTACTTGGGAAAAAAGAGAAAAAAGTAAAGCTATTTTGCTTGGCGAAGTACGAGATGAAGCATCGTTAGAATGTATATTAGATAAATTTGAAGCGAAAAAGTACTCATATAAGAATATCTTTAAATTTTTGATATTTACAGTTAATAAATTTGGGCACGAACGCTTAAAAGTAAAAACCAGGGAGGGATATTTTACACATTATATAGGGGGATTAGATTTACAATTAGTAATTTTCCAAAAGCAAGAAGCAGTTTCAATTTATGTCGCTACCCATAAAGATTATAACGCACCTAATTCAGATATTTATGTCACTTTGTGGCTAGGGAGTAAACAAAACAATAATATTTCTTATCTTAAAGAAGATGGAGATAATATTTCTTATTTGAATCAGAAAATAAATGAATGCACAGGATTATATTGGATGTGGAAACATGCAAATGAGGAAATAGTGGGATTAAATCATTATAGGAGATTCTTTAAGCTGAGTAATGGGGAAAATCTTCTTTCTGAAAAAGAGGTAAGATTCTGTTTGGAAGAATATGATATAATAGTTGTTAACGCCACTAGTACCTATCCGATGACAATTAGCAAACATTTAGAAAGTTCAATGGATGTTAAAGCATTTAACAGAGCAAAACAATTAGTGATTAATGCGATTATGAAATGGCAACCTGATTATATTGAGAGCTTTATAGAAGTAATGGATGGATATGCATTTTTCCCGTGTAATATGTTCATTACAAAAAAAGAAGTGCTTGATAGATATTGCGAATGGCTTTTCTCAATTATTATTCCTGCAGCAGAGAATTTTGATGAAACTCCATATGATGATTATAGTAAAAGGGCAATTGGTTTCTTTGCAGAACGTCTATTGACGGTATGGCTTTATAAGCATGACTATTGTATTAAAGAATTACCTATATTATTGAATGATACTACCTTGGAAAAAGTATGCCAATGA
- a CDS encoding DUF1919 domain-containing protein: protein MKFNIIIWGIGAIYNKYVNTLKYLEYKNEIEIVAATAKGYSFIDRIDGYPLIEKKQIRGIIFDYLIIMSKKGEKEIINEALELGIPREKILPYKILDIPCFDFYEYIKLKNSRISIISDNCWGGIAYATLGLECLSPFKNLFIAEREYLKLLSDIRYYLGCPFELSKFAIDINSKEQYPVMRLDDVEVHCCHEKVPDKAKENWNRRLEKINWDNLFIAMYTEDKSIAEAFLDIDFEKKICFVPFESQSDNLIYLRQTENQKHFWECVNNNGSIGNGSYAYHLVKLLLREKTFSRCIIKG, encoded by the coding sequence ATGAAATTTAATATAATCATATGGGGAATTGGTGCAATATATAATAAGTATGTCAACACATTAAAGTATCTGGAATATAAAAATGAAATAGAAATAGTAGCAGCAACTGCAAAAGGTTACTCTTTTATAGATAGGATAGATGGATATCCGCTTATAGAAAAAAAACAAATTAGAGGTATTATCTTTGATTATTTAATAATTATGAGTAAAAAAGGGGAAAAGGAAATCATAAATGAAGCATTAGAGTTAGGAATCCCCAGAGAAAAAATATTACCATATAAAATTTTAGATATTCCTTGTTTTGATTTTTATGAATATATTAAATTAAAGAATAGCAGAATTAGTATAATATCAGATAACTGTTGGGGAGGTATTGCGTATGCTACTTTGGGCTTAGAATGCCTTTCTCCATTTAAGAACCTTTTTATAGCTGAGAGAGAATACCTTAAGTTGTTAAGTGATATCAGATATTATTTGGGATGTCCTTTTGAGCTATCAAAGTTTGCTATAGATATCAATAGTAAAGAGCAGTATCCAGTTATGCGTTTGGATGATGTAGAGGTACATTGTTGTCATGAAAAAGTTCCAGACAAGGCAAAGGAAAATTGGAATAGGAGGCTTGAAAAAATAAACTGGGACAATTTGTTTATAGCCATGTATACAGAAGATAAATCGATAGCAGAAGCATTTTTGGATATAGATTTTGAAAAAAAAATATGTTTTGTGCCGTTTGAGAGCCAATCGGATAATTTGATATATCTTCGGCAAACAGAAAATCAAAAGCATTTTTGGGAATGTGTGAATAATAATGGGAGTATTGGGAATGGGAGCTATGCTTATCATTTAGTGAAATTATTATTAAGAGAGAAGACCTTCTCAAGATGTATTATCAAAGGATAA
- a CDS encoding NHL repeat-containing protein, whose translation MRTFIKKQLMDLLDSMEQLQRALPMITDKEQIIQLLSDSQDAAIAVGEALEKDSSDHERIVSLLEEYCEEAFYLSELQEETNCQDKVSILDELINRVKALLAEIPSTNHIVFMPYKASMWDSLESIWRACREDEQCECYVMPIPYYEFNSKMNRWTYHYEGDQFPEEIPVIHYHDYSLEQNQPDVAYIHNPYDDCNLITRVDQKFYSEELKKHIRKLVYVPYYVTSGFFDKEHLGLPVYQHMDYMIVQSEYAKGFCSGMYYYDKILPFGSPKLDQVIRLYKEGSVLPEHWKPLLNGKKILMLNTSIGCFLQDGSIYLQKIKSLCKTINIQNKVALIWRPHPLLEATIKSMRPHLLAEYNGLKEYFTENMIGILDETPDISRAVAISDGYIGEESSSVVNLFGALGKPIFILDNHIINAFTEEEKRIFHITDMVKHGDQIWFTTNRYNALVYMDDNVRQMHYVDRVKEQPKWYGTYPFLAEAGNSFFLSPGVAGRPAIYDTDSQKMELIGEANMDESALCGQIVTYGNQVFYLPMIDDYIAEYNSETREWKYHSECIQELNKENAAGREVTFRCSVCGKDIWISATYTNCILRFDMEDGTYAICPVGNKENSYSGIIAEERYLWLAEVNNGNIIRWDRRSGKVKTYHMPEGFRSWPGTIQGRSLPHLSLIDMGKWVVSVPGYSNCMIKLNKTTGETTLLIEDFWKKAEEKANGYNPKFFLSSDFGAKKDQDVIIVQRNCDDAAAMIHVENETYEMFYPTLTENDYSKLTEGEDGFEKMEKKSGFFRRESRIFSFEGFLEDLVHERLNDVRVRQLEELSTLAANLDGTCGEKVHEYMMAVLDNKE comes from the coding sequence ATGCGTACATTTATCAAGAAACAGCTCATGGATCTACTGGATTCTATGGAGCAATTACAAAGAGCGTTACCCATGATAACGGATAAAGAACAAATAATCCAATTGCTTTCAGATAGTCAAGATGCAGCCATTGCGGTAGGAGAAGCGCTGGAAAAGGATTCATCAGATCATGAACGAATTGTCTCTCTTCTTGAAGAATACTGTGAAGAAGCTTTTTATCTGTCAGAATTGCAGGAAGAAACAAATTGCCAAGATAAGGTATCTATATTAGATGAACTTATAAATAGAGTAAAAGCTTTGCTGGCAGAGATTCCTTCCACTAATCATATAGTCTTTATGCCCTATAAGGCTTCTATGTGGGACAGTTTGGAGAGCATCTGGCGTGCCTGCAGAGAGGATGAGCAATGTGAATGTTATGTGATGCCCATACCTTATTACGAATTTAATTCAAAAATGAATAGATGGACATATCACTATGAAGGGGACCAGTTCCCGGAGGAAATTCCTGTTATCCACTACCATGACTATTCTTTGGAGCAGAATCAGCCTGATGTAGCTTATATCCATAATCCTTATGATGATTGCAATCTGATCACGAGAGTGGATCAGAAATTTTATTCTGAAGAACTGAAGAAGCATATTAGAAAATTGGTATATGTGCCCTACTATGTTACTTCCGGTTTTTTTGACAAGGAACACTTGGGGTTGCCTGTTTATCAGCACATGGATTATATGATAGTGCAGTCAGAATATGCTAAAGGATTTTGCTCGGGCATGTACTATTATGATAAAATCTTGCCTTTTGGATCCCCTAAGTTGGATCAGGTAATTAGGCTTTACAAGGAAGGTTCTGTTCTCCCTGAACACTGGAAGCCGCTGCTTAATGGGAAAAAGATATTGATGTTAAATACCAGCATCGGTTGTTTTTTGCAGGATGGAAGCATTTATCTGCAAAAAATCAAGAGTCTTTGCAAAACGATAAACATACAGAACAAAGTAGCACTAATATGGAGACCCCACCCTCTTCTGGAAGCAACTATCAAATCCATGAGGCCTCATTTGCTGGCTGAATACAATGGCTTGAAAGAATATTTTACTGAGAATATGATTGGCATATTGGATGAAACTCCTGATATATCAAGAGCAGTCGCAATATCCGATGGTTACATAGGTGAAGAGAGCAGTTCAGTAGTCAATCTTTTCGGGGCATTAGGAAAACCGATTTTTATTCTTGATAATCACATCATAAATGCTTTTACTGAGGAGGAGAAAAGAATCTTCCATATAACGGATATGGTAAAACATGGAGATCAGATATGGTTTACTACCAACCGTTATAATGCCCTTGTTTATATGGATGACAACGTGAGGCAAATGCATTATGTAGATCGTGTGAAGGAACAGCCCAAATGGTACGGCACATATCCGTTTCTCGCGGAGGCAGGAAATAGTTTTTTTCTTTCTCCGGGTGTTGCCGGACGTCCTGCAATATATGATACGGATTCCCAAAAGATGGAACTGATTGGGGAAGCGAATATGGATGAGAGCGCACTGTGCGGCCAAATTGTGACCTACGGCAATCAAGTATTTTATCTTCCTATGATAGATGATTATATTGCAGAGTATAATTCAGAAACAAGAGAATGGAAATATCATTCAGAATGTATACAAGAACTGAATAAAGAAAACGCCGCTGGGCGTGAAGTTACATTCCGATGTTCAGTATGCGGTAAAGACATATGGATCAGTGCTACCTATACTAATTGTATTCTGCGGTTTGACATGGAAGACGGAACATATGCGATCTGCCCTGTAGGAAATAAGGAAAATAGCTATTCGGGAATCATAGCAGAGGAACGTTACTTATGGCTTGCCGAGGTGAACAACGGCAATATTATCAGATGGGATAGACGTTCTGGAAAGGTCAAGACTTACCATATGCCAGAAGGTTTCCGTTCTTGGCCTGGAACAATACAGGGCAGGAGTTTGCCACATTTATCATTAATAGATATGGGTAAATGGGTGGTGTCTGTTCCGGGATACTCCAATTGCATGATAAAATTAAACAAAACAACAGGTGAAACCACTCTTTTGATCGAAGACTTCTGGAAGAAGGCAGAAGAAAAGGCGAACGGTTATAATCCGAAATTTTTCTTATCCAGCGACTTTGGTGCAAAAAAGGATCAGGATGTCATAATCGTACAGAGAAATTGTGACGATGCTGCAGCCATGATCCATGTAGAAAATGAAACATATGAAATGTTCTATCCCACCCTAACTGAAAATGATTATTCAAAACTGACAGAGGGTGAAGATGGCTTTGAAAAGATGGAAAAAAAGTCCGGCTTTTTCCGAAGAGAAAGCAGAATATTCTCATTTGAAGGCTTTTTGGAGGATCTGGTTCATGAAAGATTGAACGATGTCCGGGTAAGACAGCTTGAAGAATTATCAACACTGGCCGCTAATTTAGATGGTACTTGCGGTGAAAAGGTGCATGAATACATGATGGCTGTTTTGGATAATAAAGAGTAA